A window of Costertonia aggregata contains these coding sequences:
- a CDS encoding Lacal_2735 family protein: MFGLFKKKTEKEKLQEKYQKLMKEAFDLSKSNRSASDSKYAEADAVQKQIDALSN; encoded by the coding sequence ATGTTCGGATTATTCAAGAAGAAAACGGAAAAAGAGAAATTGCAGGAAAAATATCAAAAATTGATGAAGGAAGCCTTTGATTTATCCAAAAGCAACCGATCGGCCAGCGACAGTAAATATGCAGAAGCTGATGCTGTTCAAAAACAAATTGATGCGTTATCAAACTAA
- a CDS encoding VOC family protein, protein MKPYILLMCLLMGVQLSSAQSFDFKIDHFAIVVDDVDKSAEFYGNILKLRETPHPDKKPGFRWFIIEGSSQIHLIQKEFTPFEKNKSMHLCLATQNLDTVIAHLKENNVPFSDWPGKANAITKRTDGVKQIYIQDPDGYWIEINTAEH, encoded by the coding sequence ATGAAACCGTATATATTGTTGATGTGTTTATTGATGGGGGTGCAACTGAGCAGTGCACAATCGTTTGACTTCAAAATTGACCATTTCGCCATAGTGGTAGATGATGTTGATAAAAGCGCCGAATTTTATGGCAATATTTTAAAGTTACGGGAAACGCCCCATCCGGACAAGAAACCCGGATTCAGATGGTTTATTATTGAGGGAAGTTCACAGATACACCTTATCCAAAAAGAATTTACTCCCTTCGAAAAAAACAAATCCATGCATTTGTGTTTGGCAACCCAAAATCTGGATACCGTAATTGCGCACTTGAAAGAGAATAATGTGCCGTTTTCGGATTGGCCCGGAAAAGCGAATGCCATAACCAAACGAACCGATGGCGTAAAACAGATTTATATTCAAGATCCCGATGGGTATTGGATTGAAATCAATACAGCTGAACACTAG